Within the Kingella potus genome, the region GACGGCTTCACCCTGGTCTTCCTCCTCTGGCTCGGTTTTGCCGCCGTATCCGCCCTGCCCTTCTACTTTTACTTCCCCAATGCCGGCTACACCGACGCATTCTTCGAAGCCATGAGCGGCCTCACCACCACCGGCGCGACCGTCGTTTCCAGCCTCGACACCCTCGCACCCTCGCTCAACTTCTGGCGGCACATGATGAACTGGTTCGGCGGCATGGGCATCATCGTACTGGCCGTGGCCGTACTGCCCATGCTCGGCGTGGGCGGCACCCAATTGTTCAAAGCCGAGATTCCCGGCATCGACAAAGACAGCAAAATGGCACCGCGCATTTCGCAAACCGCCAAACGCCTGTGGCTGGTGTATCTGGGCTTCACCCTCCTGACCTGCGCCGCGCTCAAATGGGCTGGCATGGGCTGGTTTGACGCGGTATGCCATGCCATGTCGGCCTTTTCGCTGGGCGGCTTCTCCACCCACGACGCAAGCATCGCCTTTTACAAATCGCCCGCCATAGAGGCCGTGATTGCCGCCGCCACCCTGTTCGGCGCGTTCAATTTCGCCAACCACTTCGCCATGGCGCGGGAAAAATCGCTGCGCCCCTACTGGCGCGACGAAGAAGCCCGCCTGATGCTCATCGTACTGTTTGCCAGCATCGCCGCCGCCGCGCTTTATCTGTGGCGGCAGGGCTATTATCCTTTGGGCGACGCGCTGCGCTACGCCGGTTTCAACTTCATCTCCATCGGCCTGGCCAACGGCTTTGCCAACGCCGATTTCGCCCGCTGGCCGCTGCTGGTTACCCTGTGGATGTTTTTCCTTTCCAACGTGCTGGCCAACACCGGCTCGATGGGCGGCGGCATCAAAATGGCGCGCGCCCTCGTGCTGGCCAAATTCAGCCTGCGCGAAGTGTCGCTGCTGCTGCACCCGAACGCCGTGCGCACGGTCAAGCTCAACAAACGCTCGGTATCCGAACGCACGGCGATGGCGGTGATGGCGTTTATCTTTGTATACTTCATGACCGTCGTCATCTTTACCCTCGGCCTGATGGCCGGCGGCATGGACTTCGTTACCGCCCTTTCCGCCACCGTCGCCTGCATCACCAACGCCGGCCCCGGCCTCGGCAGCGTCGGCCCGGCCGGCAGCTACGCCGGGCTGACCGACCTGC harbors:
- a CDS encoding TrkH family potassium uptake protein, with translation MYYKIAPIIHALSKLAALYAVLMLVPTAVSYLFHDSTFHAFAGTSLVTLCGSLAAWAATRRHHRELRPRDGFTLVFLLWLGFAAVSALPFYFYFPNAGYTDAFFEAMSGLTTTGATVVSSLDTLAPSLNFWRHMMNWFGGMGIIVLAVAVLPMLGVGGTQLFKAEIPGIDKDSKMAPRISQTAKRLWLVYLGFTLLTCAALKWAGMGWFDAVCHAMSAFSLGGFSTHDASIAFYKSPAIEAVIAAATLFGAFNFANHFAMAREKSLRPYWRDEEARLMLIVLFASIAAAALYLWRQGYYPLGDALRYAGFNFISIGLANGFANADFARWPLLVTLWMFFLSNVLANTGSMGGGIKMARALVLAKFSLREVSLLLHPNAVRTVKLNKRSVSERTAMAVMAFIFVYFMTVVIFTLGLMAGGMDFVTALSATVACITNAGPGLGSVGPAGSYAGLTDLQKWMCCAVMLLGRLEIFTVFILFTPDYWKK